agaaAGCTGCGTCGCCGTATCTGCGGCATtgcctgtctgcgtctcAGTCGCAGAAAAGCCTGCTGATCCGTCACGGGGGTGggcacagcgacgacgcgtgcgagtcgaggacgcgagagacgcgtaCGTCGCTCCTGAGTGATACCGCAGAGAGGCCGGATTCTCCAGatcctcgccgtctcctcgatGAGAACTTTGGtcaaggagaggaggaagaaacggAGAGAAgcccgcgggaggcggcgggatCCGCAGGcccaggcggcgcagagccccTTGCTGCAGCTTGGACAGGAGACGAATCGGGGCTgcgagaagcgaaaaaaagcgattccctggcgctgcgccagacgaagaaagcgaatAGGCTGGGAACACGGCGGAGGGGCCTGGATACCTGTCCGGCTCGGGAGGCGGCAACGAGAAAACCGGTTGGCTGAGGTAACTTGTGCCGAGGGTAGAGGACGGTGCAGCGAAAGAAGGTGAAAAACCAAAGGTGCGACGCTCTGGGGCCGACGAAAGGGTGCCCACACTGGAGCACGCAATCTGGTTTTCTGTAGCCACatgagagcgagaagcggtATCTAGTGCCGTGGCGGACGAAGGCTGAACTGCTGTGGAGCTTCGTCCCACGATGGCGGGAGGGATGTACGACGAGGGCCCCCCATAGGGAAGGGCTGAAGAAAGTGAGCCATCTAGGAAAGGAGAATCTGATGGGTAAGGGAATGGAGAGTGAGTTACAGACCTTCGCGCCGGGTAACAGGTATACGATTCACTGGCAGGCGGTGAAGCAACGGGGATTCGCGGAGGAAGCGTCTGTCCATGGCCATCAAGCGCATCGAACGAAGAAGGGGCAGCGGCTTCAGAAGACCAGACAGAAAGGGCGGGTTGCGGTAGAGAAAGGTATGGGTGAACTGCCGCATTCGGATACTCTGTGGATTCTGCGTGTGGACAGCGGATGCGGGAAGTCCCGGCTGATTCCGCGACCGAGAGAGGGGAGCGAGATGCAGGGTGGAAGGGTTCCATGGTTCTTTCCAAAGGGAACTAAAGAAGACGCAAACAGCACAAAAGGAAGAGAAGTAACTAATACTAGCTATTCTACATGGAAAAACAAACACTGTTGTGTGGGTAACCTGTTTGAGTTTTGAGTCCCTGCTACAGTCGGTGACAGTCAAGCAAATGGTTGTGGCTGCACCGCGCAGTCAAAATGCCAAACGTTCAGTGTAGAACACTGTTTCCGAAGACGTCTGGCTCAACGCCAACTGCACCGCGTAAAAAACACCTTCCTGTGAACGGTCCTGCCGCAAAGTAACGCGAAAGAAAGCGTTCAGACCAGGGTCACCGAGGTCACTGGAATGGCGCTGCTCAATGGGAGACGAGACAAGGGAAAAAGGAGAAATGTCGGTAACAACTACTTGTGTATCGTTTGTTCCCCACCCTACCCTCTCCGCACTTCCCCATTAACCACAACACGAAAACAAGCAGGCAGTTGCCGTTCTTTTAACATTCGATTGTCCGCTTCTGACAACTACATTTTTTCAGGTGAGATGTCGTACCTGCTCCCCTCTCAAAAGTGTTGGGCAGTCGCAGCACACCACGGGGCAAGCCAATCGCCCGTCGCGGGCTCCGAGGAACGAGCAAGCTTAGACAGCGACGTCGCTCTAGCGCTGTGTGAGCATCTACGCACGTGACTCCTATGGGTGATAGCGCTGTGACGGTAATGCATGCTCCTcacgtcgctgctgctgccgttCCCGAGAGGAGCTAGtgagggaggcgcagccgcacagGCGCTGCTAAATGCTTCCGATCAAGCGGCAGAGAAGCGGatagagaggagaggaaagcTTGCTGCCTCTGAAAATTTAGAAAAAATAAAAACGAAGTGAGCCTCTCTGGTGTATATACACCACGGCTACAGCTGGCTTACAGaacagccgcgcagccgcgagaggcctATTTTGCCGCATACAGGGGAACCGGTGACGTTTGGAAACAAAGCGATGGCCAacaagcgagaaggcgagaacgAACCACGCATTAACGACAGAATCCACACATTTACTCTACTACGAACAGGTAGCGCCAACCGATGGAATGTAGAGGGTGCCCGCACTGAAGGCTGAAGCCCCGCTTGTGGCACTGTGCCACGGACCACGATGGTGGTTTTCAGATAGTCTTTGGAGCGACGCACGTCTCTATGGAAATGCCCCTTATTGCACCTGCTGGGAGAGGAGCGATGGATTTGAGGCGAACGGGTGCTCACCTATATGGCTGGCGCGGAGTGACTGGGCGATTGTGTCGATACGCAAACTTCAATTGTGCGTGGACGGTCTTCGAGTATGCAAAGTGAAACTGCTCCGCATACTTCGTGCCGGCTAGGCAATGAATTGTGCTTCGGGTATTATGCAACAGACAGGGTAAATTTTTGCTAGAAAGGGCATGCCGtggcgcgccgtctctggTATGGACAGTCTTTCGTGCCATCCTCAAATGAACCACTGCCTCTCTTCCTGTTCCGAAACGTAACATACGCAAGTTCCAAATGTGGCGCTTATCTGAAGGAGCAACAGTGGAAAAAGAGCGCAAGATGTGTGCGCAGCTTCTTGTTCAAGGCGAAGAGCTTTGCTGTGCATGCATTGACTCAACCTGGCTCAGAGTTTGGCAAGTAGTAGCCTCCCActggcggcggggcgagcCAACATGTTTTATTAGAAAAAACGAGCCTTTTACACTGTAACGTTTTATGTTACGGGTGCGACCACGCCCTTCGTTCACGCCGCTTGCCCCTGCAAGCTACAACGCCTACCAGGCTTACGCTGCATCAACCCCCGGTAGTAATCACGCAACTGTGGAGTGCGCTCATCCAGACTGATACATGCACTTCATGTTCGTAATATGGAGGAGGCCATGCGAGAACGCGACCTGTTCAGATTCCGCCAGGAATTGGAATGAACCGAGGCCAATTGTATGCAGCGAGGTCCCGAGCAAGCGTAGGCCTGGAGGTTGCAGCCACGGTCTTTTCTGTTGAGCACATGCCTGGCGCAACGTACCTTGTCAGGAGGCACATGCCATGCAGGAGCGTAAGGATGCATGCACGTGTTCGAAAACCCTGTTGCTTCGATGCCTgggagagacgcgggagAAGTCAAGCATCTTGGCAGCTCACACAGGGGAACTGGTTCAGTGGGACTCCCTCTAAGAAACTGTCGGATTCGCACGGTGCACATGACTATGTCCGACACTGCACATGCACAGCCCATGTGCGCATTTCCTGTCGCTTCGATGCCATTTGGGGGCGTGAAAACCCGACGCAGGGGTGTGAGGCGTCCCTATTCAGACGCTTTTCGCGGCAGCTGTGCGACAGGCCGCAGGCTCGCCAGGGAGGGCGTTTAGTACCGCGAGAAGAGCATACAGCATCGATGGGCAACAACGCTGCGACTGACCTGACACGCCGCTCAGCTTACCGCACGCACCTTATATGAGTATCCCACGCATGGGTTTAATAGGTGAACGGAAACAGATCCTCAAATCTATAGTCGACTCACAAAGCGTTGACACTTTTCCCAGAGCCGCATGCTACCACAGACCACTCAGACAAGCTCGCGTGTTCCATCTGCAACACACGCATCCCCTGAAGCGTCCGTACGCGAACTGTAGGCCGCAGCGCAAATACGAATGCAGCATGCCTCTGGTTGAGCCTATACCGAAGTCTCCCGCGAGTGCTGCTGTGCGCATGGATGCATGTATGTCTGTCAGCCCATGCATTTTATCCGCGCACGTGTGTCGTTGCAACGGctcgagcgagagagcgcaTCCAAATGGAGAGGACCCCGTCGATCTCGGGAGACACCGGCAGCTGCCCACGGACAATTCATGCGAAGGTGCGACAACGTAATGCCCATATGCGCTGGGCGCAGCACAAGGAGAGCCGcactctccgccgcggagttCTTCCACACGTTGCTCGCTTCGTTCCAGCGGACTGAAAAAGTCGAAAAAAGTTGCGGAGAAGCGAACGGAAAGCGTACGTTGCCACGTACTACAAACCCTAAAACTCGTCCTTTGCTCAGCGGCGTTCCCTCTCAACGCCTTCGCGAACATGGCTCTCCAACGAGACAGAAATGACTCAGCCACCAGACGATGCACTCtacggcgacgcctccatGTATGTCCGAACTGTATAAGCTGGAGAAGGCTCCACGCTCCGAAAGGCGCACGTGCTGCGACTCCGCATCCAACAGAATCCCGCACACAGTTATACGGTCGAATACACACGTAGGAAGCACACACTACATACACACGTGTAAAAGATATGCACACGCAGATGGGCATGTGGCAGCAGAAAAGCAGAACACGTGGAAGACCTCCCCTGCTGAGTACGTCGGCTGCAAGAAGATGAACGAGAGGGGCACTGGAGACTTAGCATGCCGCAGCTAGCACACACACGCTGGAGAGACGCTCATGCTCGCCACGCCAACGGGGGgcggccgggggggggggagggggggaggggcacTGTCCTACGGTTAACCTACTGAAACGCAGCGACTAATGGACATACAGACACATGCACCGAGCAAGCTTCATAGACAGACGTGTTCACGTGGCACGGCGAGGCGTCGAGGCGAACGGACGAGACGCGTGGATCTCGCTACAAACCGCACACAGCTGCGAAAAcgaaacgcagagaaaaaatcAGAAGCGCGAGTCCCTCGACGAGTGACGAGGAAGGAGCTCCGCCCGCGACCAGCAAGAGGCATCGCTCCATCACTGACCCTCTTTCTCAGCTCCGTTTTGCTCCTCTCCCTGAAGGCAAATGGACGAGACGCAAGGCTCACGCACTCCCTGCACACCCCCCAGTCACCCAACGGGCCTGAGCCCACGAGACCGCTGTCTACGTGGATTCGCGCGACTGACGAATACAAGCACGCACCTGTCGCCATTTCGCTGAAACTGTATATGTGCCCATGTGAAATACAGAGCTGGCGAGAAGGCTGAGCAAGGCTGTGCGAAACGATCGGGTCGACGAAGACGACCGGGCTGCCGCATGTCTCAACATACCGATACAGTCTGTGGACTCgcgttttcgtttttcgcgctcgctgcagccgtTGACGGCGaagtctgcgcggcgccttgcgcgcttccggcggcgtcctgcggcttcgcctcctccggtgccttcttcttcacgGCCACGCGCATGTTTTCGTCCAAGTCGaagctctcttcttcgtcgctcgaGTTGTAAATCTCGCCTGCGGGAGCGGAACGCAAAACAAGCGGGACAGAGTCGGATCCAGAGAGCGCATCAAGAGACAGTCCTGCAGCGAAATTTCGTGCAGCGAGCCCTCCTGTGCCATCGCCGTGAGACTCTCGGCCCGCGGGCTTCCTTGAGCAGAATCACGCCGCGCCACAAAGAAGGGTGAGCCGcaccgacgcagacgccagtgttctctggcgacgcgccgacgacggggTTCAGCAGCAACGACGCCCACACTTTATAACTTAGATTCCTAGTTCCTGGCTGTATGGTACGCTTACCGAGCATTTGCTGGAAGAGAGTGGGTTCTTCGTCCAGGCGCAAATCCTCAGGGTGGATCCACACCGGGCGCGGTTTCTCCTCAGGGTGGTAAGCTGCAGGCAGGCAAGGACACGAAAAAATGAGGCCTGTTCACCATCATATCCCACTATTGTCGGCTTCTGCGCTCctcttccttcctctctccgttCTCCTCGCGAAGGCCCAGACAGACAGGCACTGGAGAGTACCTGTCTACCTCTGCTTTCGCGctcctcgagctccttctgcaccaaccccgtccccccccccccccccccccccccgctgaAGATAAACCCTAgggcgtctctcctctgtctaATCGTCCACGCGTACGATCCGCTGTGCTGCGGAATCAGCGAGAAGCCTGAACTGGTCGGCCGACACACGcccagaggcaggcgctcCGCAGCCAGTCCGCCGCATGCAAACGGGGACTATCCAGACACACAGAACTGATACcccgcctcgcagcgccgtcCTCGAAAAAACCAAGCTCCCCCCAAGGTGTCGCCCGCATCACTGGAATGCGTTCTACCCCGCCGCAAGTTCCTCAGGAGGGTCATTCGGCTTTCCGCAAACGCCCAACCGCGTTTGCACTCACCTCTGAATTCGATTTCAGCCGCGCAGTCGCAGCCCGAGTAGGAGTCGCACATGGCGAGGGCGATAACGCTCTGCTTCCCCACGCGATTGATGCGGAACTGGATTCGCTCCTCCACCACGCGCTCAGGCGACTTGCAGCGAACAAAGTTTAGCACGCGCCCTGAACAcacacgcgggcgcgccgaccGAAAGACTCAGCAAAACGAACTAAAGGCCAGGGCGGCCCGTGGACACTCAAAAGAGaaagccgcgccggcgccagctGTGCGGCGCCGGAAACCCGCCAACACGACGCGGCAGAAAGGCTCCGCCCGGTGCGAGAGTGACccgagaagcagaggaaaacGTAGGAGGAACGGAGGAGAAGCAAAACGACTGTGAAGGGGcccgcagagaggaagaaccTGGAGACGAGAAGCGGCGCAAAAGAGAAAATGAATTACCTCCAGTGGACGCGCTCTCCGACTTGTCGATGAGGAAAATCCACCACTCTTCGTACTTAGCCaacggcagcagaggcgcgtggactgcgcccgccgcctcgccttcctgcagCGCCAGACACGCAAACGAGGGCGCGGAACTCTCTGAAGTCCTTAAAGCAAACGGCAGCGCAGGTGCTCGGCACACACAGCAGCGAAGCTccccgccgcgggagaggacggcgcgcaCGCCAAAAAGAATTCCCGAAGCGCCGTAAAAACTGCGCCGAATCGACACCcacgaagagaaaacgcgacCGGCACGACAGCACACACGTCCATCCAACGAATTTCCATACCAACCTACGCAAAGAGATGGGTGTGAAGAAAAGAGGCCGTCGAGAGATCTCTTTTGTGGTGCAAGTCGGAGAAAGCCGTACCTTGAGATTCATGCGCGTGAGAGTGACCTGGCAGGTGGCGAAATCGCCGACGACGATTTCTGATTCGTCCTCAACGAAAACTGTCGCGTCCATCTTCATGCGCGACACCTGGTGGCAGAAAGCCTGAACGtccagctgctgcgaggGATCCATCTCGACGAGCCCCTTCCGCTCCTCCGGATCTTGCCGCAGGAAGTCGCCCAGCTCGCGAGCGGCGTGCTTGCCTCTGCAGATTGAACACCAGGGAATGGGCACACGCTCATCTGCATCCCCCCCCCGAAAGGCAATCTCTAGCGCACAACTGTGTCCTGCTGCGCAGTCCGCAGGACCGCAACCCCGACGCGTCGCGCACCATGAAGGTGGGTAGAGAAACGAAGACACAGATAAAAAAATAGACACGAGCCATGCAGAGGACTACTCTCTGCGCACGTGGATGCATccgcctgcggacgccgTCTGACAAAGTAGAGTGGCGTGCCAAGGCGCATGCGGGAAGCAAAAAAATGCTCCCTCACGACCGGCCCCGCAACCCCCCTCTAAACCGTAAACCCACCCACCCCCCTTTCCACCCCCTGAAAGCCTTGAGCACCGGCGCGTACGCCGCCccgggcgcggcagcgagccaccccccctcccccccccctcccccccatgTGTGTTTCGCGTGGTGGCGAGCTGGAGATCGGGCTGGAGAGTTTCCTCACCGCTGGCAGTGCCGCACGACGTCGGGCGTGAAGTGAGGAACTTGCAGGAGCGTCGAACAGCGACTGTCGAGGCCCTGTACCAGGCACCTGCGGAACTCGATGACGGATGTCGCCGCGTGGAGCCAGTCGCTCAGCACGCAGATCTCCGCCATGCACTGGGTGATTGGCAAAGACACCCTGCGCGCAAACACAGAAAGAAGGAGCGAAAACGCGTCCAGGCaacgcgcctgcagagctgAGATGACCCACAAAGAACGCAAAGAGGACTGAGATGCAGCGAGTaagagccgcggcctcggatTCGTCGCCTTACGTTCAGAGGCGGGCTGAACAAACAGCTTGCGAAGAACATGGGAAGAGTGAtcgaggcgcacgcagcacGTCAGAAGGCACACAGAGGACCAGAAGATGAAAAGAAGACAACATCCCCACGCATGACAACCGTGGCAAACGCACTTCAAGAGCTCGTCGAGTACACCGCGCAGCCGATCGCTCATGAGGTGGTGGAAGCGCTGCATGTGGGCAAGGATGAGGTAGTAGTTCCTGCGCACACCAGCAGAGCGACATCAAGAGAAATCGTGACGAAAGGCAAGGCTCACGCCAGAGCAAAAGACGCCAAAAACGGAAGAGCTGCGAGACAGAAACGCGAAACGAAACGGAAATCAGACTAGACCGCGTCCAGAGAACGATGAACAAGCCACGCAAGACGAACAGAGGGGGAAAATGAGCGTTTTTCTGGAAAACGAAGGTGTGCAGGATGAGGTGGACTGCGTAGGCAATCAGTAGAAAACCATCTCGCTGCAATCCTCGTTCCGTCCTCCGTGACTTATAGTCCGTGCAGATACAGCACTTTCTATCTCGAGGCCCACTGTAGTTGTCTTGATGCGAAGACTTCCCCTCGTGCACTAGCTCCAGCCTTTGATTTACtcctttctttcttttttcctcgTTCAGTCTGAAGCACGTCCGAGGGCACAGCATGCGATTCATGCTTCGCTGTCTCACCTGACGATGACGGGCGTGTTCAAAACGCGTTTCTTCGGCTCCACGACATGGTCGATGATCGCCCGCATCTCCAcgtcgtcctccttctcgaCAGACatcgcgcggctctcgcccGAGGCACTGAGGTACTCAGGGAAGTTCCGCAGGCGACTGCCTTCTGTCATGTAGTGCGTGAGGAACTGAAGGGTCTCCACTAGCACGCCGTTCGCTGAGCAGCGGAAGTCAGAGGCGACAGCAACGCggtgcagcgcatgcaggcccGCCCAAACGGCTCAGAATGACAAGAGAATCGAACAACTTGACCGATCCAGGCATCACCGCAGAACGCGAAGGAACAAAAGCGCGCAGATCTGCGAGAGTGtgttgccgccgcgcagcgaacgACACATGGACGAGGGAACGCTCGCGCCGCACTAAGGCGCCCGCTCAACCGCGCGCGTGCTCAAGACGCTCGGCGACAAGACAGTGCGTCAGAAAAGCGCTCTCCACAactcgcctgcttcgcgaTTCCCTCTGAAGCGGATGAAGTGGAACCCGAAAGTGGAGGTTGGACGCTgctgcgacgcgcggagctcCGGCACGctcggcagcgacggcgccgttTCCCGCCCCATCCCttcccccccaccccccccccccaggcACCCAACGACGAAGCCAGCAAACGGCCGAGAGCGCAGCATGACTTCTACTTACGCGCATATTTCTTTTGTCGCTGGTAGTAGCATATGAAGACCATGGGAAGCAGAAcaaggagaaagagaaagaagcaCGAGAGAACCAGCAACTGATACTTCTCCTCGACCAAGAAGCGCGGCAAACCCATGCCAACTTTCATGTTGCCTGGCCCGTCGGGGTTCCCGTACTTCTCGTAGTTCGCCTTGGCAGTCTGAGTCACACGCCAGACAAAGGATGCAAACGTTCGACTGCAgtcagaggaggcgccgtgAACTTGCCTCCGCAGAACTTCATCTGAATTAACAGACTGCGTcaaagacgcgcagagatACGAGTCGCCGCGGTCCTTCTCCacctgcgccggcgtgcgGCTGCCTCACACTCCGCAGAGATCCCCCTGCTCGGCAcacgcggcggaagccgcgggcgagagcgacacgcagacgcctgctCATAGGCCCACACGCACTGAACGTAGTCGAACACTGGAATCAGAACACTTCTACCTGTCTTACGCAGCCCTCTAGAGGCGTGTCTCCTGCAGTCGTACAGAACGGTAACTGGAGCGCAGGCAGAGCACACCAGATACCAAACCAGCcacgcacacacaggcgGAGCCTGGGAGCACCCGACACGTTCGGAGGCAACACGCGCGAGTGAGAAAAGGCCGCCATATAAGACTTCTTCTGGATGAGTCTCCTCAGCTATTTTGCGTGCGAAGGCTGGCACGCACAGGATCTGTAAGGGATTGGTAGGCCTTTGCAACCAGAATGAATTTCGCTGCGCTAGTCGGGTCGTTGACGTTCTTGTCCGGGTGGTACTTGAGCGACATCAGGCGGTACGCCTTCTTTATTTCTCTGTTTGTGGCGCCCGGCTCGACTTGCAGAATGTCGAATGGATCGAACGTCTTGAGGTTTTTCATTTCCGGCAGGTTGACGCAGAGGTATAGGAGCGCAAGCCAAGCAAGCAACAGCGCGAGTTTCTCGACCCACGCGTAGCCGCCTAACACGCGTTTTGTCCACCGATCCGCCTGagcgctctcgcgctctctcttcttcacgCACTCTGAACACTtgcagtgtacgtacaccgaGCCCGCCTTGGTCTTCTCCGGGTAGCGTTTCGCATACGATCCCGGGTAGAAGACCTTCTTCAGGGAGAAAAAGGTCCAGGGGACGACTGTGCAGAACGAAACAGTGCAGAGATAAAACATAAATGCACTGTCGTCGTAGtccagcagcggctcgcgctgctcttcCTTTGTGAACGTGTCACGAAACTGCGACATTTTGAAGTAGGAAAAACGGGTGTGGAGGAGGAAACTCGAAACCGAAAACCGCGCAAAGCGgccagaggcggcgcaccAGCCGAAGGGAGAAACGGAGGACGATTACAAACGAGGACAAACACAAAGGAACATGTGACAGAAAGCAGGAAAGCGGCACCGCCaagaacgaagaagagaatgacgaagaggacgggcgagggcggagaaaaTGTGGGCGTGTCGAGgaaagaggcggaagaaacgACCGGGGGCAAAGGCACGCAGGTGAGTGAAGATTCGAAAatcgaaggcggcgaagaaagagaggacgTGAAAATCAGGTCGCGTTCCCCCGGCGGAAACGCGCGACACGCTGTCGTACGAAGGGTGGCGGTCAGGCAGCCTCAGGTTCGTGAGGCAGCAGAAACGCTTGAAACGGTACACacaggaagcgaagaggaaagtCCGTGGTCGTCTAGAGACAGTGAAGCCCGACGCGAAACCGgtagagaagacgaggcgtgTCGAGACACCAAAGAAGAGACGGAGGGTTTTCCTCTCCGTGCACCACCTGCGAGTCTACCGCCCCCTTCAGCATTATTTTCCAGGCGTATGAACTTGCTTCAGGAAAAGGGGGGAACAGAGGACGAGGGCCGCGTCAGGCATcccggcagcggcgaagccTCTTCCTGCGGTTCGGGAACGCCAGCGAGAGCACAAGACAGGAGGGCAGATAGAAAACCTGCCCGGGAGAGCCGTGTTTAGTCGCAGTGCAGGCAAGAGCAAGAGAAACTACCGTGTACGCTCGCAAAGTTGGGCGTCAAGGCGAGAAATAGGGCAagga
The Besnoitia besnoiti strain Bb-Ger1 chromosome VIII, whole genome shotgun sequence genome window above contains:
- a CDS encoding DnaJ family Sec63 protein (encoded by transcript BESB_085120): MSQFRDTFTKEEQREPLLDYDDSAFMFYLCTVSFCTVVPWTFFSLKKVFYPGSYAKRYPEKTKAGSVYVHCKCSECVKKRERESAQADRWTKRVLGGYAWVEKLALLLAWLALLYLCVNLPEMKNLKTFDPFDILQVEPGATNREIKKAYRLMSLKYHPDKNVNDPTSAAKFILVAKAYQSLTDPTAKANYEKYGNPDGPGNMKVGMGLPRFLVEEKYQLLVLSCFFLFLLVLLPMVFICYYQRQKKYAPNGVLVETLQFLTHYMTEGSRLRNFPEYLSASGESRAMSVEKEDDVEMRAIIDHVVEPKKRVLNTPVIVRNYYLILAHMQRFHHLMSDRLRGVLDELLKVSLPITQCMAEICVLSDWLHAATSVIEFRRCLVQGLDSRCSTLLQVPHFTPDVVRHCQRGKHAARELGDFLRQDPEERKGLVEMDPSQQLDVQAFCHQVSRMKMDATVFVEDESEIVVGDFATCQVTLTRMNLKEGEAAGAVHAPLLPLAKYEEWWIFLIDKSESASTGGRVLNFVRCKSPERVVEERIQFRINRVGKQSVIALAMCDSYSGCDCAAEIEFRAYHPEEKPRPVWIHPEDLRLDEEPTLFQQMLGEIYNSSDEEESFDLDENMRVAVKKKAPEEAKPQDAAGSAQGAAQTSPSTAAASAKNENASPQTVSGEEQNGAEKEGQ